The stretch of DNA GATTCCAGTATGTGATCCAAGACCTTTATAGGCTCGCGGAGATCAGACAAGCTATTACCATCATCCCCGAGAAGACCTTTGGTTATGGTCCAGGAAAAATAACGCTTCTCACGATCAGTAACTAATTTGCGGACAGTACCTTCCACTCGATTTTCTTCACTAGATACAATATAAATCAGGGGATATCTAGCTCTAATTAATATCTCGAGCCGTTTGCTAACGGGCATATCTTTTAATGTCATAAGTAATCCTCATTTTCGAATATCCCGGTGTAAATTATGTCACCGGTGTTGGTAATATGAATCTCTCCCTGTCTGACCTCATCAGCTTGGTTCATTAATTTGGCTCTATCACTGAGATAATGGACCTTCTGATTACCAGAACCTGCCCAAGGGTGCCGGGAGGGAATGTGTTGACGGTATAGACCATCTATTAGAATGTCTGTCAAAGACAGTAATTGCTGATGATAGGGATTGATGCTGGACTCAAGATGTTCTCTTGTGTATCCACTGTATATAAGCAAATTAAGGCCAGCTTCTTTAATCAAAGTTGCTAATGGGATCAAGGCTTCAGCTTGAAGAAAGGGTTCTCCACCACTAAAGGTCACCCCCTCCACGTCCTTAATGGGTATCAGAAGAAAGGCCTCTTCACTGTTAATGAGCTGATGATTTTCAAACTTTATAGCAGCTTGATTTCGACAACCGGGACAATTAAAATGGCATCCCTGAACCCAGAAAACACTTCGTTTTCCTGGGCCATTTACTTCTGATACTTCAATAAAGGAGTGTAAATTTATCATACCTTATTCCTTCTTAAGGTAAAGGAAGTCCGATAACCTGTTTGACTCTGGAGAATATGGTTTACTTCTTCTACAAGGTAAGTACCGGCAAACTTATCTCCCACACCTACAATCTCAATTTCAATTCCCGCTTTGATTCGGTAATCCCCTTCGCACTTACCATGAGCTCTCACATAATTAAAACTATTACGTGTGAGGTATTCCATGGCCAGTGAATCAGCGGTATCCTGATCAATAGCACTATGATCATTGAGAACGACCTTACGAGGGCCAAAGTTATCTTCTACTATGTGTCCACCGAGTTCTTCCCCACCCACTAATTGGGTAATATCATCCAGTGAGGCTGTCCCTAATACAGAAGTTCCAGTCTGACTATCCCAACCGATAACTTCTACTTCCGTTACTAATTGCTGAACATCATTGACACAGGAGAATTCTAATAGAGTTTTGCCCCATTCAAGGACCACATCTTCTGTTGATTCCGTTTGCTGTTTGAAATAAAGAGTCTCTCCATCCCCCCAGACAGAACAGTTATACTGTGAAGCCAAAGACATGATCATGTCATAATCTGATTGATTTCGCTGTACCCAGAAAAGAGTTTCTCCCCCAACTTCATCCACATCAACGCTGAGTCCTGCATCAGAAGCGACTTGGCTAATGATGTCTGTGATTGTTGTTTCGGAAAAAACCTTTGTCTTCAATCCTGTTTTAAGGCGGTGTAAAGAGTTGCGTCCCTTAATGATGGTCATAGCGGTGGTATTCTTCTTAAGCTCGCCACAGACACTGACAACATCACCAAGAATAACTTCTTCAATATTGTCTTTATAACCTAGATGGATAGAAAACTGATTACCTTCTCCAAAGTCGGCAAAGCCTGCCCACTCCTGGTTCATGTCTGATAGATAAACAGTAAAACCTGCTGGTCCATCTAAACGATCATTGATAACGATCTTTTTGACACTTGATTCTTGATCAACACCTAATCTTGTCCCATTAATATATATAATAAATCCGGGAGTTAATGTTTGTAGATCACTCACAATGCACTCTCCCTAATCTAATATAATGGTGGTAGTTTAAGAACAGTACCTGGTTCAACATTCATAGGATCTTCAATGTTATTTGCTTCTGCAATATCCCGCCAACAAGCTGGATTATTGTATTCCCGACTAGCCATGGAAGTTAAAGTTTCCCCTTCTCTTAAGACCATCTGCTTAGTATGATCTGCAGAGTGTCGTGGTTTTTCCTTTATCTGACTGGCCGCACTGGAATACTCCTTGAACATTACTTTTACAATAGCTCTGATGGGAGTTCCATCATTAAGGAACATAGTAAATCTCTGTACGAGATCCTCAAGGACACATTTGAACTTTAATTCTCCCCAGCTAAATAAAAGGAAAGGAGGTCTGTGCTCATCAGAATTGACCAACATGAGTTCTTCTATCTTGTCTGTATATTCTCTGACATCTGTTTTGTCTTCTGATGTATCAAAGAATAGTTCCATGCTTAAACGCTTACGTTCACCAATGGTAAACTCAACTGCTGGGGAATCTAATCCGTGGATTTCGTGTTCCTTCCAGGGAGTTCTTTTTTCAACAATATATTCTTTGGGATTAAATAATACGGGGATCTCATCATCCGTATCCAAATTAATAATAACTGCTTTTTCTAAGGCCATAGGACTCTCCTTTTTTATATTGATTTACTCGGGACTCAAACCTTCGTGAGCTATTTCGATTCGTTCAATGGCCACACCATGTCTATCTGTTCCCAAACTAGGACCAACCCATCGACAAGGGATGGCTCTAAAAAAATTCCATCTTTTTATTTCTTCACCAGCTTGATTATGGAGGACGACAGAACCGTTTTTGCGTTCAACAGGATTATCTTCCATGACAGTTGTTTTATACCAATCATAGAGTTCATTGTTATCTGTGACTCCATGCTCAAGCACAATATTTGGAAATCTCGTCCTTCCAAAAAACTTATGTGTTCCTGTATTGAGGCCACCCTCTTCCACTTCATAAATATAAGTTTCCGCTTCCAGACCATCACAACGGAAGAATCTGGCAGTCTCAATGCCTTCGATTTCAATCGAAAAGTAATTCGGTAAAAACGTTTCTACTCTGTCACTCATGTTTATCTCCTTTTATTAATCCTCAATAACCACATTAGAATCGTCCTTACTAGCATGAAGAGTGATGTTGATAAACTCCGCAGGCTTAGAAATGGCTATTCCTATACGTGTTGTTAAAACTCCAGAATCTATGTTTTCAGGAGGATTCAGTTCATTATCACATTGAACATAAAATCCATCCTCTGCTGTTGTTCCTGCTAATATTCCCTTATGCCATAAGTCAATCATAAAGGCGCTTATATATCGAATAACCCTCTTACGAAGCTTATTGTCATTTGGTTCAAAGACGACCCACCCTGTACCTTTGCGAATAGCAGAAGAAATTCGGTCGAAGGTACGGCATACATTGATAAATTTCCATTCCGTATCATGGGATAAGGTTCTGGCACCCCATACTTTTATTCCTCTTCCCGGTATAGACTTGATGGGGTTCAACCCAGTTTCATAGAGCATACCCAATTGATCATCACTGCGTGCTTGCTTAAGCCCAACTCCTCCGGGGATGGTAAAATTGGCAGGACTATGATGCAGACCATGCTTTTTATCAGCTGTGGCATAGACCCCAGCCACGTGTCCACTGGGTGGAATGAAAAGGGTACGAACGCCATTTGCATCTGTAGGATCAAGGATTTCGATATGAGGGAAATAAGCAGCCGCGTATTTGGTGTCGTATTGGCCGGACCATTTCATTAAAGCAAGCTCAGAATCTAAATCCGGGCCATCCAATAAAGCAAAGCGGTCTTTAAGCCTTTCACATTGATCTACCATGGCTTGCTGAACAGCTCGAGTCATTTTCTCGTATTCATCTTTGTTGTTGTTATATATTTGTTCAAATAGGGCTACATCTGGAATGGCCACGAGCCTTATTTCAGAAAAAGCTTCTAAATGTCCCAAGCCGGAGTTATTATCAAGACCGTTGAAATATCCAATAAAGTCGCCAGCGGTTAGATTAACTAATCCATTACGCCCTTTTTCAAGATGGGCATAAGATTGTTCCAGAGGAAAACCGCTAATGTCTTCATCTATTGTAATAAACCGTGATGTACCATTAATGATTCGAGGAAGATACCTGTCGGATTGTGGATTGGTTGAAAGAAAAAGAAAGTCTTCCCTCTCTTTATCCTTTTCAATTTGAACATTTATATAAAGTTCTTCAATTAGTAATTCCTGAATCCCATCTTTTAAGCGTAGTGGTGTTGAAAAATACAGCTTGTCTTCCGTTATTTTATTAACTTTACGGATTTGCTTTTCTCCATCAATCCATACACCAAGATATTCGGCTCCCTTGAATTTATTGGTATCAACAGTAATCCATCTTCCTGATTTACGATCATATTCATCTGTTCTATAACTGTGATCGACACCATGCCATAATTTAATGGCTATACGGTTGCCCCAGATTCCGGGACTATGGGCTCGTATAGAACTAAAGCTTTGATTGTTCGTATTACGTAATGTCAAAGTAGCTGTGGCAATACAATTGTCACCTTTTTGATGAGCCACTCGAACAGCATAGCACTCCTCACCGCCGGAATTAAAAAATCCATATATACTGTGGGCTAGGTAGCCCCCTGATTCAAAACCACCGAACACACGTAAAAACTGATTAAAACTAGTCAATTTAACAGGCATATCAAGAGGACCTTTCTCTGTCACCCCAACAAAACCAGCCACTGTACGACGGTCTAAAGCGAGGGGTTTTAAAGGAGGAGCTTCTGATTTGATATAAACACCTGGTAAAACTGTGTTGTTCATGATTACTTAATCATCCTTGTTCTTTTTTTTATTTTTCTTTTTAGGTTCCAGATATTTACAGAAAGGACAATCATCCCAATCATCTTTCATTCTCTTTTTACAAACAGGACATTTTCGCTTGGTGATCCCCATCTTCTTTCTTTCTTTATTACGTTTAATGATAGAAAGAATAATTAGTAAAATAAGAAGAATGACAACAATGACAGCCACAACAATCTTCAGCCATAGAGGGAAAGGAACTTTGACAGCAGTAAAGTTTTTGTAATCTGTACTTTCAACTTCTTTGTCTACAACCTTCACCATCATTTGGTGAACCTGGTCATCAGCCGGAAGTTCCTTCGCTTTAAATTCTAAAACATAACTCTGCATCAATAAATTCTGGATTTGTAATGTATTATCAGGGACAGATTCAAATCTTCTGTTATATCTGTAAGAACCCCCTGTTGCATGAGCCAATTCATCTAAGACATTAAGATACTGACCACCTAATACACGTAATCCCAAAGGAAAGACAGGGATACCCAATTCATTTAAGATCTTCTGGGCAGTCTCCTGATCGTAACGGCTTTCCTGGTCTCGGCCATCACTAATGAGGATGATAGCTTTCCGCTCTATTTCAGAAGAGGATAGTTTACGCCCAACAGAAACAATGGAATCAAAGACCTTACGTCCATAATCAGAAGATTCCAGGTTATTGATCAGTTCAGTATCTACCTCAGCTTTTGTTAGGTTTTCAAAAAGAGTGACAGGTTCTTCATCCATAAGATAAACAGACAAGGTGTCATAATCTCTCATGTAGTCAATCAAGTCTAATAAAGCTTCCTTTTGCCGAGCAATCGGTTCCCCTGCCATTAAGCCTTGAGTTGATAATATAACCCCATAGGCAATGGGTTTTTCCGTATACTGAAAGCTAGCAATCTCCATCTCACCGGCTAGTTCATTACCATCAATCCCAGGAGTGAAATTACCCCTAACGAGAGAGAGAACGGGATCACCTTTTTTATCTTCTACAGATACATAAGCTCTTAACTTAGGATAATTTTGATCCTGTATCTGGTTTATATGAACATAGATATTAGAGGTCTGAGCCCATACCCCTACATTAAGAAACACAAATGTCAGGAGTATGACAGTTCTTTTTATGACTTTATTTAGAGACATTTAAACTTAAACTCCTTTTTATCTAATTGAACAAGATCTCCATCGATAAGGATGGAGGAGGCAATCTCTTGACCATTGACAAGGATCGTACCTCCAGATCCCATTGTTGTTATATGGAACTCTCCATTTAAAGCGGTAATGAGGGCATGCTGCCGATTAACCCCTTTCGTAATACGGATTTCACAATCTGCACCAGAACCTACTTTGCTCTTACCTTCGTGGATGTTATAGACTTTTTCTGCACCCCTATGATTAAGGAGAACCAACCATCCCCGAATGGGAGCGATACAGACAGGACACACCTTCCAGGAGGGGTCCATTTGATGTCCTTCAGGACAAACCTTTACACCAAACATTTCTTACTACTCCCTACAATTTTTGATAGACCCAGATCTTACCAAAGTTATCACGTCCTCCATCACCGATGGTGAATTCTACAGGGAGTGCATAACCTTTGACTTCCTCCTCAAAGAACTGGACAGATGCGTTACGCCAACGATTAACAGAATCATTACCATCTATTGTCATGGATTTAGTAACCTGAGCTCCTAAGGTAACATCAACAGAATAATTACCTCTAACAATGTCTGTCCGTCGGATAAGAATGAGTTTTCTATTTTTGATAATATTGCGGATCGTAAATACAGCTGTACCGCCCACATAACGACGAATGGTATCACGCACCAGACTTCCATCAGGATAAGTGAAAGCCTGATTAGAGGTTGAGGCATCCTTACATTCCCTGAAAGTCAATTCATGATCGGTTACCGATTTAACATCACTCAAATCAAGGAAGTCTACTAAAGTAAATCGTTCATCCTGAACCAACAGGACTCTAGGCAGATCATAACTCATTAAAGCGATGTCATCTAAAGTAATACGCTTGGTAACTAATAAGGATTTAATACCTTCAATCACGATGCTATGGGCTTTTAATATTTTGTCCAAAGTCTCGTATTTATTATCATAATATTTAATCAGATCACCCATTTCATAAACACTGCGACGAATGTTTTCAAAATCATCTTTTGAAGAAAAATACCGCTTCTCTTCTTTACGTTCATAATCAAGAATTTCTTGAACGATCTGATTGTTGATATCAAAAAAAGGATGTATCAAATGTACGACATCCTCAAAATTAACACTTCCACAGGTAAGTAACATTTTAGCAGTTAGTGAAACAGTCTGCATCTCACGAAATCCTCCAAGAGGAAGGGCATCATAGGCTACAGTGGAAATATTCCTTGTGGATTCAACAAGTTCAAGAAGGAAATCCTTTAAGTAGGGAGATAAGGCCTTTTGTGCTGTGACAGCATAGGTGACATATCGGAAATCCAGTTCATTTTTATCAGGACTAGTAAAGATGCGAGGGTTACGGATCATCTTAATATGTCCCCCATCTTCTTCTTCCAATCGAATCCGTGCGATCTCTATCTGGCCCTTTCCTTCCTCTACAACATCAACCACTTCCAGCATGGCTGCTTCAATTTTTTTCCGATAACCCGCCTGTTCGCTGTTTTCCTGGTTTTGATAGAAGTCATCTAAGTGCTCCTGATAAGACACAGTTATAAACACAGTTTGAGGCAGATGATATTTCTTTGTGTCTAACATGATAGCCTTTGGTTCATGAAGGAAGACACCTCTCCCCAGCGCATCAATAGCAAACCCCGGTGAGACAACGAGAGTTAATGCTCCCGATTTTTCCAAAGCCCTAACGCGCATATCTTCTAGTATTCCAGGAACAACTCCAAAACCATTGAAGGTTCTATTATAAAAGTTCTCTTTTTTAAAATGATAATCCTGTATATCATTCCAGAACTGGGGAGTTGCTAACAAGCCGGAAAAGAAATTAGCTCTTTTAAATGTATTTAACTCTAATTCTGTCATTTCATACTTCCTATATTCTCATTCCTTCTTCACCACTCATTTGACTATCTTCAGAGATAATATTGGGGTTCTTAAGGACAATAACTTTTTTATACGTTACAAAGGCTGTTGTATGGGCAGGTTTCTCATTCTGCACAATACGATGGATAAAACGCTGCATCTCCTGGGAGATCTCCTCAGAAGGTACAGGGAAATGAACTTCGAAAAAGGAACCCTTGATTTCTACATCCAGGATTTGTTGATCCGCGTATCTCTCCCCTTCATACAGATTCGTGTTACCACTAAAACAATTTTCATAAATGACAGGTTTTATCTCCGTTACTGCTTCCAATAACTTTGTCATTCCATAGACAGTACCCCGCCAATTATACAAAGCAATGGCGTTCGCCAGTAAAGTTCTTCTTTTGTGCTCGTTCTGCACAGCCCCAATATCCAGATTGAACCAACCAGATACCCAGGAGATAAATTCTTCAGGAGCGGTCCAGGGGTTAAAGTATTGATGTAAACCATCCAGCTTTAAACTGGTCTCATTCTGTATATGCTGGATCACCCACAGAAACCTTTTGAGAAAATCACTATTCTGGAATAATGACGGTAAAAACTTTCCTACATGATTAGAGGCCACAGTCAACCAAAGGGTATCCTGTTTTTCCTCCACCCCAAGAATGGTAAAAGCACGAACCTTGGCATCAATATATTTGATTTCAATCTTGGTATCCTGGCCAATAAGATTAGTAACTTCTACGAGATGTCTTCCTATAAGAGATTGTAAGTTATTATCTATACCAGTCTCTTCTACCATTATTGCCATTTACGTAATACCAATCTTACTTGCTGTTTTTCGTCTTCCTCTTCATTAACCAATTCGTAACCTTGGCTACGAACTTTTTCTAAAACCGTCTCATAAGCATATTGACGGGTAATCTCATTGAGAAGACTTTCTTTATTCCGTTCTGTATAGGTTTCAATGGCCCACCAATCTGCTTCCATAAAGATTTTTCCTTCTTCATCAATATTGATGCCAATAGGATAGGAACAACCAGTATCAACTTTTAGCTTGGCTTTACCGAACTCACCATCCCAACCTTTGATAGATAGCATCTGCTCTTGCTCTGCTTCTTCCCAAGACATTTCTAAAGCCTCTAAAGCTTTTTTAAGCATGCCTAACTCAGTAATTTTTGTTTCTACTTTGACGAAATGACTCATATTAATTCACCTGCACTTTTATGATAAATGTATTGTCGATTCGATAACTTGTATCTGTGATTTTAGCTCTACAAAACCCCTGAAACACTTCTACAATATTACAAGTTCCAATAGGTTCCTCTTCAGTAGGATCCCTAAAGATAAGTCCTTTTGCTCCTTTATGGATTCCTTCTTTTTCCATTCCTGCCCGTAGAATTAAATAGCTTTGAACACCATTTGTCTCTTCTACTTCTGCGATAGCAATATTGGCATAAATGGGTTCAATAATAACCTCTGGTTCCGGTTCAGGTTCTGGTTCCTTTTTGGGTTCAGGAAGGGGTTCCAAATCAGTCACTATATAATCATCCCAAACGGTTATAGAGTCACTGGCACATGATGTAATAAACAAACTGACTAATATTAAAAAGATTAATGGTTTCATCTGTTTTTCCTATTCATTAATATTCATAAGCGTATCTAAATATTTGACTTCCCGATCACTTAAGGTGTCCATAGCACCACGATAAGGCTCCACCCAAATATTGTATTGGCTTTCAATAGTCTTCTTTTTCTTCTTTTCAAATACCTGCAGTTTTTGAAAACCAATAGGAAGCATTAGTTTATGTACAGGAGCCAAACCAAGGATGTAGCCATCTTTCATAATGGTTCCCTGTTCAATAATATCTGTATCTAATGTGACTTCACTAAACAGACTTTGTTCTTTATCATCAGCCGTTGCAAAGAGAATCATTCTCACCACATTATTAAGAGTGTGATCAATATCCGACCATGTCCAACCTAATAAAGGATCTTGATATTGAAGGACTATTTTATTTGTTTTAGCATTTCTGAGGACAACTTTTAAAACACTCGTAGGTTCCGTTGCTTTTATATCCAGATTAACTACATAATTTGTAGAACGTTTTATTTTTCGAGTATCTTCAAGATCTGTATTGGAATAATACATTTCGGGTTTTACAATTTTGGCACCATATAATTTTTGATATAATAATGAACCTAAAAAATCACAACTGTTATCATATTCGACCTCATTTAATTCTAAAAAAGGTAGGCTTACAAACTTGTGTTCATCTTTTGCTTTCATGTATTGATATTGATAAAAATGATAACCTGCTGGGTTAATAAAAAAAGTATCATCTAAAGCATAATACTGTTTCTCATTAAATCGTTTATCCATTTGATAAAGAAATTCAGAAACCATTTTAGGTAGATTATTATAAAAGTTTTCAGCATCATACATGCGATAAAAATACTGAGAACTGATTCCCTCTTTAATACGATGCATACCAATCTGAACACCAATGGTATTTTCGATTTTCCATACTCTACCTGATATTAAAATATCAACAGGATAACGTTGTATGTGGATTTGTTTGACTAATCTTTCCATAGAAGAAATCGGATCATCTTCATATTGTTCTGCCAACCAGGTATCTATACTAAAGGGTCTATATAATTGCTGATCGACAATTTGATTAATTAATTCCTGTCTGAATCGCGATTCAAAATCTTGAGGTCCTGACAGGGCATGTTCAAATGGTATAAAAGATATGATCTGTGAATCTTCGGGAATCTCACCAAAAATATCATCCCTTGATTGATGAAGAATTTCCGGTTCTTTAATAAATATAGCTTTGACTTTAGAAAAGAATCCTCCTTCTTCAGAATCCTCTTCCTGAGCAAAAAGAGCACATGTTGTCAGTAATATAAATATGAATAAAAGTGACTTTTTCACTGAATACCTCAATTAACAAATAAAAGAACTAAGCCGTACAATAACTTGCACGGCTTATAGGATCATTAACCCCAATCAGCATCCTCATAAACTAAGGAAATGCTTTCTGAAATAGCACCACTTTCCTGAGAGTTAAGATCTGATAAATCCCAACCGCAAGGAACACATTCGAACAAGTTACGTCGCGCTATTTCGTCAACACCATTTCTATCAAAGAAAACAACTGAAACAGCTTTTCTTTCTGGTGTACCTCTTTCAACGCTTTTCCACCAATCTCTCAATAGACCGTCTTTGGGATCAGCCATACGAGTTAAGGTAACAGTGTTATACTTAACCTTACCGGGGATTTTTCTAGCGTTTCTATCCATACCGCCGATATCATCGGTGACTTCTGCGCTAGCACCTAGTCCACTAACAGAACTAAAGTTACCGTAATCGACTTTGTCGATTTCAACTTTAAAGTTAGTTTTCATAGTTGGAGCATAGTTTGTACCCATTACTTTTTCTCCTTACATTTATATATACCTTGTTAAAGGTAATTTACTTATTCACCACCAAGGGCTTTTTGACTAATTCTAAACACAACAAACTCAGCTGGTTTAGCAGGAGCAATCCCGATTTCACAAACAACATAACCTGCATCAATAGATTCAGGTGGATTGAGTTCATCATCACATCGCACATAAAAAGCTTCCTCTGGAGAGTCACCAAAAAGAGCGCCGTCTTTCCAAATTCTCAACATAAAGGCTGTTAGGTTACGAGTAATCTGCTTCCACAAATCCCGTGTGTTTGGTTCAAAGACAACCCAGTTCGTTCCATCCTGAATAGCCTTTTCGACCATACAGAATAAACGACGAACGTTGATGTATCTCCACTCTGGATCACTTGAAAATGTTCTAGCTCCCCAGACACGAATACCTCGTCCATCAAACTCACGTATACAATTGATTCCTTTAGGATTAAGTAATTCTTGCTCCGCATCAGTTAGGTTGTACTTAAGACCTACAGCCCCTCGGAAGATCTCATTCGCAGGAGCTTTATGTACTCCCCTTGTAGAATCTACCCGACCATAAACCCCGGCAATTCCTCCACTTGGGGGAGCAAAAACATTTCGATCAAGTTCTGTATCATACATCTCAACCCATGGGAAATAATAAGCACCCATTGAGGAATCTCTAGGCATGGGAATGGAATCAATCCCTTTTTCAATGGTCTCAGGAGCGTCAAGAACGGCGACTCTAAATCTTTGACGTTCACAATGACCGAGGATGGCATCCTGTGCGGCTGCATCGGTAACTCCAGGAGCACAAACAATGGAAATATCAGGCACTTCATCAAAGAGGAACAGTCCGGATTTTTTTCCAAGGCCTTCATCTTTTCCAATAATCAGTTTGGTCAAATTATCAGGATTACTGATTTGAGTATCACCACTTTTATTTACTTCTTCTTTGGCATTTTCTTTAGCGCCTTCCTTAGTGGCTGGCTTAGCTTCCGCCTTTTTTTCAGCTGTGGCTAAGTTGTTAATGTAGCATTTGGTACCACCGTTCATAAAAAACTGGTATACACCATGGGCTAACCAGCCTCCGGTATGAAGTCCACCAAATATTTTGCTGTACTGTGACCAGTTCGTAACTAAAGTGGCTTCATTAACAGGACCTTTTTCTGCAATTCCAAGAAACCCAACAATATTTGTGGCCCCCATTTCCATGGGTTTGGAACCGCCAGATACTTCTTCTACATAAACACCAGGTGTTTGATACTGGGGCATATATCACTCCTTATTTTTAATTTATCTTCATTTCTTAAGAGCCTCGAACTTGCGTTCTTGAACTCGTTTTATTTCTTCTGTGTAATCCTGTTCGATGGCATATTGAACTTGGTATTGACGCATCAATCCCTGTCCCTCTTGATGGGAAGAATCCACAATCAAGGGTTGACCTTCATTACCGGTCCAATCCCATTTATCAACAGGGATCTCTTTATTTTTTTCCATTACCAATTCAACTTGGGCTGTTGCGTTGAT from Spirochaeta cellobiosiphila DSM 17781 encodes:
- a CDS encoding phage tail sheath family protein codes for the protein MPQYQTPGVYVEEVSGGSKPMEMGATNIVGFLGIAEKGPVNEATLVTNWSQYSKIFGGLHTGGWLAHGVYQFFMNGGTKCYINNLATAEKKAEAKPATKEGAKENAKEEVNKSGDTQISNPDNLTKLIIGKDEGLGKKSGLFLFDEVPDISIVCAPGVTDAAAQDAILGHCERQRFRVAVLDAPETIEKGIDSIPMPRDSSMGAYYFPWVEMYDTELDRNVFAPPSGGIAGVYGRVDSTRGVHKAPANEIFRGAVGLKYNLTDAEQELLNPKGINCIREFDGRGIRVWGARTFSSDPEWRYINVRRLFCMVEKAIQDGTNWVVFEPNTRDLWKQITRNLTAFMLRIWKDGALFGDSPEEAFYVRCDDELNPPESIDAGYVVCEIGIAPAKPAEFVVFRISQKALGGE